In the Clavelina lepadiformis chromosome 8, kaClaLepa1.1, whole genome shotgun sequence genome, one interval contains:
- the LOC143468660 gene encoding sialate O-acetylesterase-like, with product MIFIKVSFVSLLCFVQSHASSQANGNFSFASYFQEDMILQMKPHQAQLWGYGTVGAVVNVSLNQDVYSTRVKAGHDGQGVWLVAIRPHDAGGPVTFQAVQDDHGLLSWILLKNVLFGDVWICGGQSNMQFTMSMVINATKEIAAASNYTDIRVMTPAQVESDSPLYDLKSIEESWSIPSSDSLGAKAWSYFSAVCWLYGRYVYDEIKVPIGLISPNWGGTPVETWSSHRALSKCGLQDRSASFRFNNKVPTSNSVLWNAMIHPLLNMTVKGAIWYQGEANTYYHKDVYSCSFPAMIEDWRKSWHQGTMGHSDPQFPFGFVQLANDEGPDDGSFPVIRWHQTADYGYVPNPKMPNTFMAVAMDLPDSDSPYGAIHPRDKQDVARRLSYGGLNIAYKRPIDPQGPIPSSGVRSADGRVVLTYPNHQHLIVSEQGNFQVCCNFSKCDHQKASPDPDWLWAPITSHTHRSVTLSAKVCVEKGGYASVVRYAWSLTPCKFKQCSVYNHIGLPAPPYVITLGDI from the exons ATGATTTTCATaaaagtttcttttgtttctttgctCTGTTTTGTGCAATCTCATGCATCAAGTCAAG CCAATGGCAATTTCTCATTTGCCTCGTATTTTCAAGAGGATATGATTCTTCAAATGAAGCCACACCAAGCTCAATTGTGGGGGTACGGCACAGTAGGGGCTGTCGTTAATGTTTCTTTGAATCAAGATGTTTACTCAACGAGGGTCAAAGCAGGCCACGATGGACAGGGGGTGTGGTTGGTGGCTATTCGACCACACGATGCCGGTGGACCTGTTACGTTTCAAGCGGTGCAGGACGACCACGGTCTGCTCAGCTGGATACttcttaaaaatgttttgtttggcGACGTTTGGATTTGCGGTGGACAGAGCAACATGCAGTTCACCATGTCAATG GTTATAAACGCGACAAAAGAAATAGCAGCAGCATCAAACTACACCGACATCAGAGTGATGACTCCAGCGCAGGTCGAGTCGGACTCTCCGTTGTATGACTTGAAGTCGATCGAAGAGAGTTGGTCCATTCCCTCATCAG ACTCCCTGGGAGCAAAAGCTTGGAGCTATTTCTCGGCAGTTTGTTGGCTCTATGGTCGTTATGTTTATGACGAAATAAAGGTCCCGATTGGGTTAATATCTCCCAACTGGGGGGGTACCCCAGTGGAAACATGGTCGTCACATCGTGCGCTTTCCAAGTGCGGCTTGCAAGATCGATCCGCGAG CTTCCGGTTCAATAATAAAGTTCCTACCAGCAACAGTGTTCTTTGGAATGCTATGATTCATCCTCTACTTAACATGACTGTAAAAGGGGCGATATGGTACCAAG GAGAGGCGAACACGTACTACCACAAGGATGTCTACTCGTGCTCCTTCCCAGCCATGATTGAAGATTGGAGAAAGTCATGGCACCAGGGCACCATGGGGCACTCTGACCCCCAATTTCCTTTCGGATTCGTGCAG CTGGCAAACGATGAAGGCCCCGACGATGGCTCATTTCCTGTCATTAGGTGGCACCAGACAGCAGATTATGGCTACGTCCCTAACCCTAAGATGCCGAACACCTTCATGGCCGTGGCAATGGACCTGCCTGACAGTGATTCGCCATACGGGGCCATCCACCCCCGCGACAAGCAGGATGTGGCTCGAAGGCTGTCATACGGGGGCCTCAACATCGCATACAAGCGCCCCATCGACCCACAAGGCCCCATTCCAAGCAGTGGGGTTCGAAGTGCAGATGGTCGTGTGGTGCTGACATACCCCAACCATCAACATCTCATTGTCTCCGAGCAGGGAAATTTTCAG GTCTGCTGTAACTTTTCCAAGTGCGACCACCAGAAAGCTTCACCAGATCCTGATTGGCTGTGGGCACCTATTACGTCACACACACATCGGAGCGTGACGCTCAGTGCAAAGGTTTGCGTCGAGAAGGGAGGTTACGCTTCAGTGGTTCGATACGCATGGTCGCTCACGCCATGCAAGTTCAAGCAGTGCTCTGTATACAACCACATCGGCTTACCAGCGCCACCTTACGTAATTACGCTCGGAGATATTTGa